A window of the Nycticebus coucang isolate mNycCou1 chromosome 3, mNycCou1.pri, whole genome shotgun sequence genome harbors these coding sequences:
- the TEX45 gene encoding testis-expressed protein 45 codes for MATGALLPCPLSRLDFLKASHFALGPNSGLHRGTMHSTSHRDFPAYPGSAWPQPSRKPPRAPLFQVDTRWAGEEHMSEARRAFPPPPEQEWEQERELVRERTRAMQASSVLMRVDTRAGSRLSNARAAFGWPELPARAREKIRGARLIFDRDSVPSGDRNQLRIPPTTHQALFPPHDACPQARAPCSHLGGPNILTWDYRRQDGTSYQRQFQALAGPPALMCKRASSSVDLGDCKIGYGPMCSEQKQAYRPQGLPPDRYEKAQAVAHIHCLNISPGDGLFHARTTKGEHFYPQEPEPFFIHHDQTPASHILKGNWCPGPGSLDTFMQYFYGQPPPPTQQPSRHAALKKLQSHVTVGEAKLLGHFFQTTMGSDYCRSETVEMQKAPSLHLLQSNLPLGTNEFDFLTTNQKMMKPHGKAPAPVTEEMLQRCKYSHMEPPLGRLRFFSIQYKDEFPDKYQGPAVLRLSKLQESSVPLGTLRQWGCGEKIDPQAPQPSVYPCPSQQ; via the exons ATGGCCACAGGTGCCCTCCTGCCGTGCCCGCTGTCCCGGCTGGACTTCCTCAAGGCCTCACACTTCGCGCTGGGGCCCAACTCGGGGCTACATCGGGGCACCATGCACTCCACCTCGCACCGGGACTTCCCCGCCTACCCGGGGTCCGCCTGGCCACAGCCGAGTCGGAAGCCGCCGCGCGCGCCGCTCTTCCAAGTGGACACGCGCTGGGCCGGCGAGGAACACATGTCGGAGGCGCGCCGCGCGTTCCCGCCGCCGCCGGAGCAGGAGTGGGAGCAGGAGCGGGAGCTGGTGCGGGAGCGCACACGCGCCATGCAAGCTAGCAGCGTGCTCATGCGCGTGGACACCCGCGCCGGCTCCAGACTCTCCAACGCGCGCGCCGCCTTCGGCTGGCCCGAGTTGCCCGCGCGCGCCCGAGAGAAAATCCGCGGCGCGCGCCTCATCTTCGACCGCGACTCGGTGCCTTCCGGCGACCGGAACCAGCTGCGCATCCCACCCACCACACACCAGGCGCTCTTTCCGCCCCACGACGCGTGCCCTCAAGCCCGCGCACCCTGCAGCCATCTCG GGGGCCCCAACATCCTAACATGGGACTACAGGAGACAGGATGGGACTTCCTACCAGAGACAATTCCAGGCCCTGGCAGGCCCACCTGCACTGATGTGCAAAAGG GCCTCCTCTAGTGTGGATCTTGGAGACTGCAAGATTGGCTATGGACCCATGTGTTCAGAGCAGAAACAGGCCTACAGGCCCCAGGGCCTGCCCCCAGACAG GTATGAAAAGGCCCAGGCTGTGGCCCACATCCACTGTTTGAATATTTCTCCTGGAGATGGCCTCTTTCATGCCAGGACCACCAAGGGCGAGCACTTCTACCCCCAGGAGCCAG AGCCTTTTTTTATTCACCACGATCAGACTCCAGCGTCGCACATCCTGAAAGGAAATTGGTGCCCTGGCCCGGGCAGTCTGGACACCTTCATGCAGTACTTCTACGGCCAG CCGCCGCCCCCGACCCAGCAGCCCAGCCGCCACGCGGCCCTCAAGAAATTGCAGAGTCACGTGACCGTAGGAGAGGCGAAGCTGCTCGGACACTTCTTCCAGACCACCATGGGCTCAGACTACTGCCGCTCGGAGACAGTGGAGATGCAGAAAGCCCCCAGCCTCCACTTGCTGCAGAGCAACCTGCCCCTGGGCACCAACG AATTCGATTTTTTAACCACGAACCAGAAGATGATGAAGCCACATGGAAAAGCTCCAGCCCCGGTGACTGAAGAAATGCTACAgcgg TGCAAATACAGCCACATGGAGCCCCCTCTGGGCAGATTGCGTTTCTTCTCAATCCAGTACAAGGACGAGTTTCCTGACAAGTACCAAGGCCCAGCAGTGCTGAGATTGAGCAAACTCCAGGAGAGCTCTGTGCCCCTGGGCACACTTCGCCAGTGGGGTTGTGGGGAGAAGATAGACCCTCAAGCCCCCCAGCCCTCTGTGTACCCCTGCCCCAGCCAGCAATAA
- the PEX11G gene encoding peroxisomal membrane protein 11C, producing the protein MASLIGLASALESYRGRDRLIRTLGYCCQLVGGVLLEQCPASSEVGTRLLAVSTQLSHCRTVLRLFDDLAMFVYTKQYGLGAEEEDIFVRWVSVLGNLADQLYYPCEHIAWAADANILHVDASQWWTLSTAFWGLSLLLGVARSLRVMLKLRQRLRSPVAAFTSQLCRSKQRTVEVQMQLEALALLSNLADLANAVHWLPRGVLWAGRFPPWLVGLLGTISSLLSMYHAAQADGQADATVP; encoded by the exons ATGGCGTCGCTGATCGGCCTGGCGTCGGCGCTGGAGTCTTACAGGGGTCGGGACCGCCTG ATCCGAACTCTGGGGTACTGCTGCCAGCTGGTTGGTGGGGTCCTGCTGGAACAATGTCCTGCCAGTTCTGAAGTGGGAACGCGCTTGCTGGCAGTGTCCACCCAACTCAGCCACTGTAGGACCGTCCTACGACTCTTTGATGACCTGGCCATGTTTGTCTACACTAAGCAGTATGGCCTGGGGGCAGAG GAGGAGGACATCTTTGTCCGCTGGGTGTCTGTGCTGGGCAACCTGGCCGACCAGCTGTATTACCCCTGTGAGCACATAGCCTGGGCCGCCGATGCCAACATCCTCCATGTGGATGCTTCTCAGTGGTGGACGCTGAGCACAGCCTTCTGGGGCCTGTCCCTGCTCCTGGGGGTTGCCAG GTCCCTGCGGGTGATGCTGAAGCTGAGACAGAGGCTGCGGAGCCCCGTAGCAGCTTTCACCAG TCAGCTGTGCAGGAGCAAGCAGAGGACTGTGGAGGTGCAGATGCAGCTGGAGGCGCTGGCGCTCCTCAGCAATCTGGCTGACTTGGCCAACGCTGTGCACTGGCTGCCCCGGGGAGTCCTGTGGGCTGGTCGCTTCCCCCCGTGGCTGGTGGGCCTCCTAGGCACCATCTCCTCGCTTCTCAGCATGTACCACGCAGCCCAGGCTGATggccaggctgatgccactgtCCCCTGA